A stretch of the Nicotiana tabacum cultivar K326 chromosome 6, ASM71507v2, whole genome shotgun sequence genome encodes the following:
- the LOC107778813 gene encoding splicing factor-like protein 1, whose amino-acid sequence MDSQSPSVVTLARNSSQNLASDDQFPPQNHYNNYSDPYSQNPSQTLASSYPQDSSNQNSQENPNHETHVQAPDNSGSNQASEEQKLGGSTQKRELQRPLLSENGLTNTHSGTDRDQSGGEEETSSRRRRRSRWDPPPTEDGTGGGDRGSGTGGRKRKSRWADDEPKPVIQLPDFMKDFTGGIEFDPEIQALNSRLLEISRKLQSGLPLDDRPEGARSPSPEPIYDNMGIRINTREYRAREKLNRERQEIISEILKKNPAFKPPADYRPPKLQKKLYIPMKEYPGYNFIGLIIGPRGNTQKRMEKETGAKIVIRGKGSIKEGRLQQKGNLKPDPSENEDLHVLVEAENQESLEAAAAMVEKLLQPVDEVLNEHKRQQLRELAALNGTIRDEEFCRLCGEPGHRQYACPSRTTTFKSDVLCKICGDGGHPTIDCPVKNTTGKKMDDEYQNFLAELGGTVPESSTKQSSATLALGPGTSAGNPPWASNNNAGGVGASSHPGLGSSVIKPKEFDETNLYIGYLPPTLDDDGLINLFSPFGTIVMAKVIKDRLSGLSKGYGFVKYADVQQANSAIASMNGHRLDGRTIAVRVAGKPPQPTMPPGPAAPTMPLYPAPNQGMGAYPSQQYAAGGPIGNTPTGGYPPLGAPVPWGPPMPPPYAQYPPPPPGSAMYPPVPGQPIAPYGMQYPPIPPASSGAPAQTVSSGENQQTYTSSGETQQNYPPGVQSQSSAPVQLVPTYAYGNSVTSMPPNAQPAYPTSSYSYPSYYGVAPPPPPPSASQSNGDHSQGMSNAPWAPNPPAPSPPSSAEKPAYGAEAEYEKFMSEMK is encoded by the coding sequence ATGGATTCTCAATCTCCTTCAGTTGTAACCTTAGCTCGGAACTCATCACAAAACTTAGCTTCCGACGATCAATTTCCTCCGCAAAATCACTACAACAATTACTCCGATCCATATTCTCAAAACCCTTCCCAAACCCTAGCTTCTTCCTATCCGCAGGATTCAAGCAATCAAAATTCTCAGGAAAACCCTAATCACGAGACGCATGTTCAGGCGCCTGATAATTCCGGTTCAAATCAAGCTTCAGAGGAGCAAAAACTCGGCGGTTCGACTCAGAAGCGCGAGCTGCAGAGGCCGTTGTTGTCGGAAAATGGATTGACAAACACTCACAGCGGCACTGATCGGGATCAATCAGGCGGTGAGGAAGAAACCAGCAGCAGAAGGAGACGGAGAAGCCGCTGGGACCCACCTCCGACTGAAGATGGGACCGGCGGTGGTGATCGAGGAAGTGGGACTGGTGGAAGGAAGAGGAAGTCGAGGTGGGCAGACGATGAGCCCAAGCCTGTGATTCAATTGCCTGATTTCATGAAAGATTTCACTGGAGGTATTGAGTTTGATCCTGAAATCCAAGCTCTTAACAGTAGGTTACTTGAAATTAGTAGGAAATTGCAATCTGGTTTGCCCTTAGATGATAGGCCTGAAGGTGCTCGGTCGCCTTCCCCTGAACCTATATATGATAACATGGGAATTCGTATAAACACTAGGGAGTACCGTGCCCGAGAAAAATTGAATAGGGAGAGACAAGAGATTATATCGGAAATCTTAAAAAAGAACCCGGCTTTTAAGCCACCAGCTGATTATAGGCCTCCTAAGCTTCAGAAAAAGCTCTACATTCCCATGAAGGAGTACCCTGGTTATAATTTTATTGGGCTGATTATTGGTCCAAGAGGGAATACTCAGAAGAGGATGGAAAAGGAGACAGGAGCTAAGATTGTAATTCGAGGCAAAGGGTCTATCAAGGAGGGCAGGTTGCAGCAAAAGGGGAATTTAAAACCTGACCCATCGGAGAATGAGGACTTACATGTGTTAGTGGAAGCTGAGAACCAGGAGTCACTTGAGGCTGCTGCTGCTATGGTGGAGAAGCTCTTGCAGCCTGTCGATGAAGTGCTTAATGAACATAAGAGGCAGCAGCTTAGAGAACTTGCTGCTTTGAATGGAACAATTAGAGATGAGGAGTTTTGTAGACTATGTGGCGAACCAGGGCATAGGCAGTATGCATGTCCTTCTCGCACCACAACCTTTAAGAGTGATGTTCTGTGTAAAATTTGTGGTGACGGGGGGCATCCCACTATCGATTGTCCAGTAAAAAATACTACTGGCAAGAAAATGGATGATGAATATCAGAATTTTCTGGCAGAGTTGGGAGGTAcagttcccgaatcttcaacgaAGCAAAGCTCAGCCACGCTAGCTCTTGGACCGGGAACATCAGCAGGCAATCCTCCTTGGGCTAGCAATAATAATGCTGGTGGTGTTGGTGCCTCTTCACATCCTGGCTTAGGATCAAGTGTGATCAAGCCAAAGGAGTTTGATGAGACAAACTTGTACATCGGTTACTTGCCACCTACTCTTGATGATGATGGTTTGATCAATTTGTTCTCTCCCTTTGGTACAATTGTTATGGCTAAAGTTATAAAGGATCGCCTAAGTGGTCTGAGTAAAGGTTACGGATTTGTTAAGTATGCAGATGTCCAACAAGCTAATAGTGCTATAGCTAGCATGAATGGCCATCGTCTTGATGGGAGAACCATTGCTGTGAGAGTTGCAGGTAAGCCGCCTCAGCCTACCATGCCTCCAGGCCCTGCTGCTCCGACAATGCCTTTATATCCGGCTCCTAATCAGGGCATGGGTGCATACCCATCCCAGCAGTATGCAGCGGGTGGACCCATTGGCAATACTCCCACTGGTGGCTATCCACCACTTGGGGCTCCAGTTCCATGGGGACCACCTATGCCTCCACCCTATGCCCAGTACCCACCTCCCCCACCTGGCTCAGCCATGTATCCTCCTGTCCCAGGTCAACCCATCGCTCCATATGGAATGCAGTATCCTCCAATTCCACCCGCATCTTCTGGTGCACCCGCTCAGACTGTTTCTTCAGGTGAAAACCAACAAACCTACACATCATCGGGCGAGACACAGCAAAATTATCCTCCTGGAGTGCAATCTCAGAGTAGTGCACCCGTTCAATTAGTTCCTACTTATGCGTATGGCAATTCTGTCACTTCAATGCCACCTAATGCTCAACCTGCATATCCTACATCTTCATACAGCTATCCATCTTATTATGGTGTcgcaccaccacctcctcctccatCTGCATCCCAGTCCAATGGGGACCATTCACAGGGTATGAGCAATGCTCCCTGGGCTCCAAACCCACCAGCACCCTCACCTCCATCATCTGCAGAGAAGCCTGCCTATGGTGCGGAGGCAGAATATGAGAAGTTCATGTCAGAGATGAAGTAA